The Pseudodesulfovibrio sp. JC047 genome contains the following window.
TATCAAATCAGCGCGAGAGTGGGATCATTTTCGCACATCGCTTTCAATCAGTCGGTTATCAATTCAAAAAAAGGGATTTATCCTACAGGGAGTTATGTAACCACTACCGGGGCTTTACAAG
Protein-coding sequences here:
- a CDS encoding outer membrane family protein, with amino-acid sequence MLNQKVWLGFLALHGVFLNAFEYQISARVGSFSHIAFNQSVINSKKGIYPTGSYVTTTGALQ